Proteins encoded together in one Papaver somniferum cultivar HN1 unplaced genomic scaffold, ASM357369v1 unplaced-scaffold_21, whole genome shotgun sequence window:
- the LOC113339674 gene encoding uncharacterized protein LOC113339674: protein MALENKEPVGRSFWQVIAKAKEDFHKCADIQLKNGEGCRFWHDWWVEKRDLADKYPRLYKLSLFKMGSIADFKRQNWNFNFKRDLDPAERIDLLELKHDLRSIILVEDEVDKMVGDLTAKKLYEKHSDDNEDWAFDNVASQRNDIAFVFMFTVQHIRGNQRSPALHCEWAMKIWDYFLNAWNIRWVMQNNLCDYLAGWKIGRFSREKMSIWKTIPYAIIWELWKEINSRVHGGRFKSLDELLVVVKHNLCLWCSNEEVFKGFLITQVLFQWEDVVKM from the exons ATGGCATTGGAG AACAAGGAACCTGTTGGGAGGAGTTTTTGGCAAGTAATAGCTAAGGCCAAGGAAGACTTTCATAAATGTGCTGATATCCAATTAAAGAATGGAGAAGGGTGTAGATTTTGGCATGACTGGTGGGTTGAGAAGAGAGATTTAGCAGACAAATACCCAAGATTGTACAAGTTAAGTTTGTTTAAAATGGGTTCCATAGCAGATTTTAAAAGGCAAAACTGGAATTTTAATTTTAAGAGAGACTTGGATCCTGCAGAGAGAATCGATCTCTTAGAATTAAAACATGATCTTAGGAGTATCATTTTAGTGGAGGATGAAGTTGATAAGATGGTGGGAGATTTAACAGCTAAGAAGTTATATGAGAAACACTCTGACGACAATGAAGATTGGGCTTTC GATAATGTTGCATCACAGAGGAATGACATTGCCTTCGTATTTATGTTTACTGTGCAACACATAAGAGGAAACCAGCGATCACCTGCTTTGCACTGTGAGTGGGCTATGAAGATATGGGATTATTTTCTTAACGCTTGGAACATCAGATGGGTCATGCAGAATAACTTATGCGATTACCTAGCTGGATGGAAGATTGGGAGATTTAGCAGGGAGAAGATGAGTATCTGGAAAACTATTCCTTATGCGATTATTTGGGAACTTTGGAAGGAGATAAATTCTAGAGTTCATGGTGGTAGGTTTAAGAGTCTGGACGAATTGTTGGTTGTTGTTAAACACAACTTGTGCCTGTGGTGCTCTAATGAGGAAGTTTTTAAGGGTTTTTTGATTACTCAAGTTCTATTCCAATGGGAAGATGTTGTAAAGATGTAA
- the LOC113339675 gene encoding uncharacterized protein LOC113339675, with the protein MSCLKATFTPSVSGNVLGLSTAQQIWYFLEVSFKNQFMARKTMLRNQLHGCKKGNSTVLVYLQNLKTIADSLAAIGEKVSESDLVMYVLNGLGREFDSFVISAQYTDVPFTFAERKPRLLNHEQWLVDQHKDTSLIFDTQNSYALYSRNGNNGRNNGYGRGRIRIILVAIMVVVDM; encoded by the coding sequence ATGAGTTGTTTGAAAGCTACATTTACACCTTCTGTTTCTGGTAATGTATTGGGTTTGTCTACTGCACAGCAAATTTGGTATTTTCTTGAAGTAAGCTTTAAAAATCAGTTCATGGCTAGGAAGACTATGCTGAGAAATCAATTACATGGTTGCAAGAAAGGTAACTCCACAGTTCTTGTTTATCTTCAAAATTTAAAGACTATTGCTGATTCTTTAGCTGCAATAGGAGAAAAGGTCTCTGAATCTGACTTAGTAATGTATGTACTCAATGGATTGGGAAGGGAGTTTGATAGTTTTGTAATTTCTGCTCAATATACAGACGTTCCCTTTACTTTTGCTGAGCGAAAACCAAGGCTATTAAATCATGAACAATGGCTTGTTGATCAACATAAGGATACCAGTTTAATCTTTGATACACAAAATTCTTATGCCTTATATTCAAGAAATGGTAATAATGGTAGAAATAATGGTTATGGGagaggaagaataagaataaTACTGGTGGCAATAATGGTGGTAGTGGATATGTAG